A section of the Solea solea chromosome 17, fSolSol10.1, whole genome shotgun sequence genome encodes:
- the tmem18 gene encoding transmembrane protein 18 codes for MTDVKPENISAIPIDGFSNLRITSIWSFLMSVQWSEPWLIGLMVSHVVCLFVTVVTCRYYRAQICHFLLMVALVYGAEHLNELAAMNWMSFSNFQYFDSKGMFISLVFSIPLLLNTVIIVMVWVYRTFSTMTELKTLQLKRKARREKREKND; via the exons atgacgGACGTTAAACCAGAGAATATCAGCGCTATCCCTATTGATGGATTCAGTAATTTAAGAATCACGTCAATATGGTCGTTTCTCATGTCT GTTCAGTGGTCGGAGCCTTGGCTCATCGGACTGATGGTGTCCCAtgtagtgtgtttgtttgtgacggTGGTGACCTGCAGATACTACAGAGCTCAGATCTGTCACTTTCTGCTCATGG TTGCTTTGGTGTATGGTGCTGAACATCTGAATGAGCTGGCAGCCATGAACTGGAT GTCTTTTTCCAATTTCCAGTACTTTGATTCCAAGGGCATGTTCATATCTTTGGTGTTCTCGATCCCACTTCTGCTCAATACAGTCATCATTGTG ATGGTGTGGGTGTACAGGACCTTTTCTACCATGACTGAACTTAAGACACTCCAGCTGAAGCGAAAGGCCCgcagagagaaaagggaaaagaatGACTGA
- the LOC131444126 gene encoding required for drug-induced death protein 1-like, with product MKTKSLPSRLFNRNSGEASGETPSPAAACKYQRHVDCEESCADGDGRPEAGNSRQNEKCHREIHFAFLPERYEPLVEDEAKQERKKRKKEKYKKVKKNVGKALRSSWKCLMLGLYNFALGYSTPMAMAATFVPDFHRGRNGT from the exons ATGAAGACCAAATCTCTTCCGTCAAGACTGTTTAACAGAAACTCAGGAGAAGCATCAGGTGAGACTCCGAGTCCTGCAGCAGCATGCAAGTATCAGCGACATGTGGACTGTGAGGAGAGCTGTGCCGACGGTGACGGCCGCCCAGAGGCGGGCAACAGCAGGCAGAATGAGAAGTGCCACAGAGAAATACACTTTGCCTTTCTGCCAGAGAGATATGAGCCACTGGTGGAGGATGAGGCAAAacaagagaggaagaagagaaagaaagaaaagtacaaaaaagTAAAGAAG aatGTTGGCAAAGCACTGCGCTCCAGTTGGAAGTGTCTGATGCTTGGTCTCTACAATTTTGCTCTTGGATATTCCACTCCAATGGCCATGGCTGCGACTTTCGTCCCTGATTTTCACCGAGGAAGAAACGGGACCTGA